The genomic stretch GAGGCCCGCCATGGACAGGTTGTGTTCGGCGCTGCGCATGTAGACAAGAGGGCATCTACCCCAACGTGATGGACGCTTACCCTGAAATCGAAACGCTCGAAGATGACACCAAAAAATCCTGCTCGGTTGCGGAAGCCATTCGTTCGCAGGACTGCTTGGTCAACCGGGCAGTTACAACTGCCGGAATGAGCATTGTGTGGGAGTTGCTGCGGACGGGGAAAACCGATAAGCACTGGATCACAGTGGATCTGGCGTCCGGCTCTCAAAACGCCTTTCCGTTCCCTGCTGTTCCGCAATCTGCCTAACTCAACCACTCCCGTCTTCGCATTGATCCAGCCGCTGCTCCATCTGCGATATCAGGTCAGCGGCTTTAACTTCGAGGGCTTTAGACAACCTCATAATCAAGGGAAGTGTGGGCAGACTCTCGCCCCGCTCGATTTTCCCCAGGTGCGCCCGCTCAACCCCAGCCAGGAGAGCAAGTTTCTCCTGAGCTAGGCCCGATTTTAGGCGTTCTTCGCGTACGACATTGCCAAAAGCTCCTGCCACCTGAGGGTCAAAGCTTGATGTTCCTGCCGGTCGCCCGCGTGTAGGTGGTCGCTTCTCCATAGACAGAAGCGTTATCGGCAGGAACAATTAAAACCACGTTTAAGAATACCCGTTTCGCTATTTACGCTATGCCCAGAGGGCCAGCGGAGCGGTTTTATGTGCACACTCCCCTGGTTAGGACTAGCAAATATGACTCACGTTGACCCCTCCGTACCTCAGCACTTGGCAGAGCTTTACCAGGAACTGAACGCATCGAGAGCGACCCTGCTGGCATTGATTGAGGCCGAGGGTTCCGGCATCCATCGGCGGACACTGGATCAGCTTGATCGCATGATTGCAGAGATATTTTTTCCACTGGAGTTCGTTGTTTACAGCGAGGAAGAGACGGTGCCTTCGGATGATCCGGCGTCTGCCACCCCGACCGGGTATGCGTGGCGAGTGACTGGCCGTGAGGGCGAGATCAGGACGCTCCGGTGTGACGAAACCGGCCAGGAAATATCCATCTCGATTGGAAGAGCCATCACAGACTTCGCTTTGGTGCCCAATCACCTACCGGAAGCCTACTTTCCCGATCTCGATCTCACTCCGGCGCAACTGGAGGGGAAATATGCACAGCGTGGCAACGATCACCCTTTCTTGACCAATTACCAGTGGCTTCAAGCAGTGCGCAACAACCAGACCCAGTTTGGATACTGGCAGTGGGTTCTGGCTCAACTGCTGGCCCTGCACCGACGCTCGCTCCCCTAAAGCCCCGCACGAATACCGCGCCAGCCACTGATGCACCTCGGGGCTTGGCGCAGGCCACTCGAAAGCTTCCGCCCGCCCTGCACCTCTTACCCAGATAAATTCCTCTTCAATCGGTGTGGGAAAATGCCTGCCCCGACTTGGGATATCTGCGCCGGCCTTTATCCTAGTCGCAGGCAAATAGAGGAGACCGCGATGCGCACTTTCACCGGCACAATTAAGACTGATGTACAAGGATCTGAGGTGGAATTTGAATTCGAGGTCGATGACAACGCTACTGCTGAACAGATCGAAGCCGAGGCAAAACAGGCGGCGTTTGAGCTTGTCCAGTGGCATTACGAAGAAGTGAAGTAGGAAAGTGCCCATGAGCGAGCAAGTAACGATGCAGTTCGGCCCCCTGGAGCTGCGCAAGACAGAGGAAGGCTGGCAGTACCTGAGCGAAGGCGTTGGCCATGAGCCTGATACCTGGTGCGATGCTACCAGTGTGCTTGGGCCGTTTGGCGGTTCAGGTGTGAACGATCTGCTTGATGAGTTGGCTGCAACAAAAGCCAACGCAGAAGCACGCGAATCCGAGCTTGTAGATGTTCTCCAGCACATTCGAGGAAAAAGTTGCTGTTCGGACGCTTGGGATGCCATTGACGAGGTTGTGCCGTATAACGACGCGCTGTACAGCTGATACAAGAAAATCCCGCAGCAGACCACAGCCCCTTAATTGGGGCTAAGTCCGTGAGATGGTGCCAATTTTCGGTTACGCAACGATGTCTTGGTCATCAAAGGTATGACGCGCTGAAGGAGTGCTGAACATGTTGGGAGCTGCATTTATCGCCGATATAGCTGGTCTCTTCTACTGGCTGTTGATCCTACTGGCAATTGGCGCAGCCCTCACTTGGTTGTGGACGTTCGTCGATCACCTGGACATCCGCAAGGGTTGGCAAGCTCTGGTGGTGTGCGCCGTGACGATAGTTCTTGTGCGTGTCGTTGGGGCACAGGCCGACCACTATCGGGCGATGGCGACCGCTGCTGGAACCGGGCTACAGCCGGGCGATGGCCTGGGCATCTTCTTCATGTTCTTCATGGGGGTCGGGCTACTTGTAACCCCATTCGTGCTGCTTTTCTCGGGTAACGGCAGCAAGAAGGAAGGCAGTTGATAACCGAGTACGCACCCCTCGCATAAATCTCGATCTCTACCAACTCGGCGGTAAATCCACCGAAAAGCGCTAAAGGCGTCAATCATAATGCTCTACATCCTCCTATGCTCCGTTGTTCTGCTGATCGTGGTCATTGGTACCGTCGCTCGCGCTACGTTGGCCTTGGTTTCCCCCGGCCCTGGGCAGCGGCTACGTCAAATGGTTCTCGTGCTGGCTTCCTATGCTGTAGGCATGGCCTACTGCGCACCACTGCTTTACCTCTTCTTTGGCCCAGATGGCGCTCCGGGGAAACTCTTGGCGTCGATACTGCGCGGCTAACCGTCTATCTGCTTTTGGCTGCCTCAGTGGCCCTACTCCTCTACATCCCCTCGCTGTGGAAAAGAGCTGCTGACTCCAAAGGCTTTTGGCCGATGGGCCAGCTGACACTCGTTGCTTTGGCATGCTTCGTAGGTGGTAAGTCCGCATATGACCACCTGACGTTCTTCAACAACGATCAAGCTGGCTGGGCAGATGTTGCTCTCATGAAGGAAATCGGAGAAATAACCGATATGCCGGGATGCACCAGCCCGGTTGCCTTTGTCCGGTTCCAATCCACTGGCCCATTTGAATACCGCTGCCCTGGTTTGATCGTTTTCAACCGGCTTTCATCGCAGCCTTTCGGCCCATGGCCACACAACGATAACGGCTCAAGCCAGCAGCTCGCAGATGTCATCCTGAAAATCAAAAGCGAAGCGAAAGTGGCGGATGACTTTTCAGAGGAGCCCGCCCCGCTATGAGTACGAAAGCCCGCAAGCCACAGCCAGCTCAACCACCGGATGTAATGCCTATTGAGTGGCCGCGCGCCGACCCGGCCGAGCTGGCCAAGTTCGACCCGGCGTCGAAGGTCTGCAACATGAATTGCGGCCCTCACAAGAACGACCCACGCAGCCATGCCGAGCGGCTGTTTCTGTGTGACGACTGCTATGCGCCCACAAGCATCAAGTTCTAGGAACCCATCCATGGAAATGAAATTTCGCACCCAGTCCGGTGCCATCGTCACCGCCGATCCTATGGCTGAGGGGCCGACACCCCTGGAGCTTGCAGATCCTGCTGCTGAGCATGGCGTAGGCCAAGTCGAGCCTGCACACCTGCTGCGCAAACAGATCGAGGGCGTGATTCGTGAATACGGTGCAGATCCTGCGGAAGCCGCTCTGGCGGTCTGCGTCATTCTCGACGGGAACTTGGGCCTGGCTGAAGACGGCTGGTTTGACGATGACGAAACCGTTCTGAACGCGATCATTGCCGGCAGCCAGGCTGACGACTGATCTGTTTGACGAAAAGCGGAGGCGAAAACATTGGTCTGGATCAAGACAAAAGACCTCATGCCTGCTCCAGGGGTGCCCGTGCAGTGCAAACTCAGGCATTGCAGCAGTGGGACTGTCCAGCAGCATCGCCTAGTCCGCGTGGTCGAGGACGATTGTACCTGGCGAACTGCCGGCGACCTTTGCGAAGTGAGTTATGACTGGGACGTGATCGAGTGGGAGTCCGCCTAGGGCAACGGAGAGGGAACAAAAATGATGAACGTACCTATGGGGTTGTTAATTCTGGCAGTGTCATTTTCTGTCAAGGCGGCAGGTCAAGGCGAACCGATGGAACCGTTCCTGGGCATCCTAAAACTGGTAATAGCTCTCGGTGGCTTAGTTGTGGTTTTGACTGCGGCACGTTGGCTGTATAGCTGGTACCAATGTCGAAAAGTAACCCGTACCGCCACTGAATCTGTCAAAGAGCGTGTCGCTCGTGGTCAGAAGCCCTATTGCTAACTCCCATTCTTCAGTGGAGTTTTGCAGGGCGAACCCCGTTAATGCCCACGCCCCGCTTAGCGGGGCTGGGGTCATAGGAGAGGGCCACTTTCGGGCCTCACAATGAAGAAGGACACATCATGGCAACTGAATCTCCGTTTCTGAAGCACCGAGAGATCTTGCTCCACCAATCCTACAGCGCCGCTGGCGCGCTCCAAGATTTTGCCCTGAGCTGCTACAACGGCCAGCTAGGGCAGTTCCGGGTGACGCCCTGGCCAACTTCGACCAACAGCACTTCGCAATTTTTGTCGAGATGGCCACCTACTACCACCAGCACCGCGAGAATGATCCACACTTGCTCGAGGTCGGCGCGGCCATCTGGGCGGATCGTCGTGATCGCGGGCGAAAGCACTTGGCCGAGCTAGCCGAGCACCGTGCGATCAACCCGAAAGAGTACCCGGACGGCTCGGAGCGAGATTATTTCGACCAGTTGGATTGGCTGAACCGGCAAACTGAACGCATGAAAGCGAAGGGCTGGATCGACGAATAAAACTGAATGGAGACCACGATGGCAAACGCACCCAGCGAGTTGATGCAGCAACAAGATGACCCTGTGTGGTTCGTGGAGGAGCGCCAGCTGAACGGCGACTGGATCGCCATCGACCGCGCGGACGATCAGGCCGAAGCCGAAGCGAAGTTGAGCCATGCCGAGAACTGCCTTCCAGGCACGTACCGTCTGAATCGGTCGGATTGGTGAGCCCGGCCACGCAAGAGCCATCCCATCCAGGAGAAGCGCAGCCAAGTAGCAGCCGATCGTGCTCTGTTTCCTGTAGATGATTTCTCCTCGGCTTCCTCCTGTCGCAGGGAGGAGCCGCCTCCACCGCCCATCAGTTGGGATTTCCCGTTGCCGCCGTAGGCTGAGTCTGTAGGCACCAGGTAGGTGCTCAGAGGACAGCCAATGCACCCGTCAATCTCCCGCGCACACCAGTTCGACGACCAGGTAGTTATCCCGGCACTGGGCCAGCAGCTCACCCTGCTTGGGTTCGAGCCTGAGCCTGCTGTGCTGGCAGAGGGAACCTATTTCGATGCGCCGACAGTGGATCTGGACAGCTATGACCACGTTGTAGTCTGTGTGTCTGGCAAGGACAGCATCGCTTGCCTGCTGGCACTGATCGAACAGGGTGTGGATCTGCGTCGTGTTGAGCTCTGGCACCATCGGGTGGATGGTGCAGAGGGGAGCACCCTCATGGACTGGGCTTTCAATGACAGTTTCATCGAGAAGTTCGCAGCTGCATTCAATTTGCCGGTCTACTTCTCCTGGTTGCAGGGCGGCATTGAGGGCGAAATGCTCAAGAAGGACGCCTACTCAAAACCTCACATGGTCGAAACTCCAGGCGGAATTATCTGCTTGGATCGGGATACCAGTCGGACATCACCGGCGACCCGCCGCCGGTTTCCTCAGCAAAGCGCCAGCCTGACAACACGCTGGTGTAGCTCCGCAGCCAAGATCGATGTAGGCCGTAGGGCCATCACCAATCAGGAACGCTTTCTCGGTACCAAGACCTTGTTCGTCACAGGTGAGCGCCGTGCTGAGTCGAGCAACCGCAGCAAATACAATCAGCTGGAACCTCACGCCGTCGACCGGCGCAAGGGTCGCCTCGGCCGGCACGTAGATGCTTGGCGACCGGTGCTGCACTACAGCGAAGAACAGGTGTGGGAGCTGCTTTCTCGTCACCGAGTGGAGGCACCTGTCCCCTATCGCTTGGGCTGGGGTCGCTTCAGCTGCATGACGTGCATCTACAACTCCCCGAAGGTATGGGCCACCATCAAAAAATACTTCCCTGAGCGGGTTACCCCGATAGCCGGTTACGAGGACGAGTTTGGGTGCACTATCAGCCGGCAGAAAATCAACGTGGTGGATCTGTCGGCCACAGCGGAAGCGTTCGATATCACCGATCTGGACGCACTTGCCCAGGCGCGCCAGCGCGAGTACGTACTGCCGATATTCACGCCAGAGGGCAAAGCCTGGCAGTTGCCAGCTGGAGCATTCGTAACCGAAGGCTGCGGATCGGTTTAAAAAACTCCTCCGCGGATTTCTCCTGAACCGAAGCCGACCTCAGTTCCTTGGGATTTCCGATGCCTGCCGTACCTTGAATCCATCAGCTCCAGTGAGGAGCCGGATTCAAGCACGGAGCTTGTCATGCAGCTGTTCGATGTCGATCTGTTCTCTTCCGCTGGCGTCCAGGAGATGCCTGCCAATGTTGTTCGTGGGCCTGAGAAGACCCTGGCCGAGAAGATTGCCGGGGCGGTCGACGCTGTGAAGCGCGTCGTGCGGGCCGGCAAGCAGCCTGTTGTGGCGTGGAGTGGCGGCAAGGACTCAAGCGTTACGCTGAACATCGCGTTCACTGCAATTCGCGAGTTGGCCACCGAAGGTTTCGCGGTGCCGACCTTGAACGTCATGCACTCCGACACCCGCATGGAAAACCCGGTGATCCACTGCTACAACCAGAGCCAGATGCAGCAAATGCAGGCCTACGCGAAGGCTGCCGGCATCGAGTTGAAGGTGTGGGTAGCGAAGCCGGGCCTGAGCAATGACTACCTGGTTAGCTTGGTCGGTGGGCGCATCATCGCCAGCGTTGGCTCCAACGCCAAATGCCAGCAAATGACCAAAGCAGATCCACTGAAGCGAGTGAAGAAGGCAATCCTCAGGGATGTCGCGGCTCGCCTCGGCCGCAAGTGTGCTGATGACGATATCGTTTCGCTGATCGGTACCCGGTTCGATGAGTCTGTGCAGCGCGAGCGGAAAATGTCTGAGCGCGGCGAGAGCGCCTTTGAAGCTGTGAACCTCGCCGCCGGCGCTGGCGGGCACGACTGGGTACTCAGCCCAATCGCTGAAATGACCACCATGGACGTGTTCAGCTACATCGGCCAGGTGATAGCCGGTCGGATTGAGTGCTACGACCGCTTTAATCAGCTGGTTGAGATCTACCGCGACATGAATGGCGGGGACTGCATGGTGAACGTCTACCTGGCAGGGAAACAATCCGAACGCCCCGCGTGTGGCCATCGGACAGGCTGCTGGTCATGTACGCGCGTCTCTCGAGACTCGTCGGCCGAGAGCATGATTGCCAAGGAAGGCGGCGAGTACGACTGGCT from Pseudomonas poae encodes the following:
- a CDS encoding phosphohydrolase; amino-acid sequence: MHPSISRAHQFDDQVVIPALGQQLTLLGFEPEPAVLAEGTYFDAPTVDLDSYDHVVVCVSGKDSIACLLALIEQGVDLRRVELWHHRVDGAEGSTLMDWAFNDSFIEKFAAAFNLPVYFSWLQGGIEGEMLKKDAYSKPHMVETPGGIICLDRDTSRTSPATRRRFPQQSASLTTRWCSSAAKIDVGRRAITNQERFLGTKTLFVTGERRAESSNRSKYNQLEPHAVDRRKGRLGRHVDAWRPVLHYSEEQVWELLSRHRVEAPVPYRLGWGRFSCMTCIYNSPKVWATIKKYFPERVTPIAGYEDEFGCTISRQKINVVDLSATAEAFDITDLDALAQARQREYVLPIFTPEGKAWQLPAGAFVTEGCGSV
- a CDS encoding XRE family transcriptional regulator, with product MEKRPPTRGRPAGTSSFDPQVAGAFGNVVREERLKSGLAQEKLALLAGVERAHLGKIERGESLPTLPLIMRLSKALEVKAADLISQMEQRLDQCEDGSG